In Nomascus leucogenys isolate Asia chromosome 11, Asia_NLE_v1, whole genome shotgun sequence, the following proteins share a genomic window:
- the KRT6A gene encoding keratin, type II cytoskeletal 6A: MASTSTTIRSHSSSRRGFSASSARLPGVSRSGFSSVSVSHSRGSGGLGGACGGAGFGSRSLYGLGGSKRISIGGGSCAISGGYGSRAGGSYGFGGAGSGFGFGGGAGIGFGLAGGAGLAGGFGGPGFPVCPPGGIQEVTINQSLLTPLNLQIDPTIQRVRAEEREQIKTLNNKFASFIDKVRFLEQQNKVLETKWTLLQEQGTKTVRQNLEPLFEQYINNLRRQLDSIVGERGRLDSELRGMQDLVEDFKNKYEDEINKRTAAENEFVTLKKDVDAAYMNKVELQAKADTLTDEINFLRALYDAELSQMQTHISDTSVVLSMDNNRNLDLDSIIAEVKAQYEEIAQRSRAEAESWYQTKYEELQVTAGRHGDDLRNTKQEIAEINRMIQRLRSEIDHVKKQCANLQAAIADAEQRGEMALKDAKNKLEGLEDALQKAKQDLARLLKEYQELMNVKLALDVEIATYRKLLEGEECRLNGEGVGQVNISVVQSTVSSGYGSASGIGSGLGLGGGSGYSYGSGLGVGGGFSSSSGRAIGGGLSSVGGGSSTIKYTTTSSSSRKSYKH, encoded by the exons ATGGCCAGCACATCCACCACCATCAGGAGCCACAGCAGCAGCCGCCGGGGTTTCAGTGCCAGCTCAGCCAGGCTCCCTGGGGTCAGCCGCTCTGGCTTCAGCAGCGTCTCTGTGTCCCATTCCAGGGGCAGTGGTGGCCTGGGTGGCGCATGTGGAGGAGCTGGCTTTGGTAGCCGCAGCCTGTATGGCCTGGGGGGCTCCAAGAGGATCTCTATTGGAGGGGGCAGCTGTGCCATCAGTGGCGGCTATGGCAGCAGAGCCGGAGGCAGCTATGGCTTTGGTGGCGCCGGGAGTGGATTTGGTTTCGGTGGTGGAGCCGGCATTGGCTTTGGTCTGGCTGGTGGAGCCGGCCTTGCTGGTGGCTTTGGGGGCCCTGGCTTCCCTGTGTGCCCCCCTGGAGGCATCCAAGAGGTCACCATCAACCAGAGTCTCCTGACTCCCCTCAACCTGCAAATCGATCCCACCATCCAGCGGGTGCGGGCTGAGGAGCGTGAGCAGATCAAGACCCTCAACAACAAGTTTGCCTCCTTCATCGACAAG GTGCGGTTCCTGGAGCAGCAGAACAAGGTTCTGGAAACCAAGTGGACCCTGCTGCAGGAGCAGGGCACCAAGACCGTGAGGCAGAACCTGGAGCCATTGTTTGAGCAGTACATCAACAACCTCAGGAGGCAGCTGGACAGCATCGTCGGGGAACGGGGCCGCCTGGACTCGGAGCTCAGAGGCATGCAGGACCTGGTGGAGGACTTCAAGAACAA ATATGAGGACGAAATCAACAAGCGCACAGCAGCAGAAAATGAATTTGTGACTCTGAAGAAG GATGTGGATGCTGCCTACATGAACAAGGTTGAACTGCAAGCCAAGGCAGACACTCTTACAGACGAGATCAACTTCCTGAGAGCCTTGTATGATGCA GAGCTGTCCCAGATGCAGACCCACATCTCAGACACATCCGTGGTGCTGTCCATGGACAACAACCGCAACCTGGACCTGGACAGCATCATCGCCGAGGTCAAGGCCCAATATGAGGAGATTGCTCAGAGGAGCCGGGCTGAGGCTGAGTCCTGGTACCAGACCAAG TATGAGGAGCTGCAGGTCACAGCAGGCAGACATGGGGACGACCTGCGCAACACCAAGCAGGAGATTGCTGAGATCAACCGCATGATCCAGAGGCTGAGATCAGAGATCGACCACGTCAAGAAGCAG TGCGCCAATCTGCAGGCCGCCATTGCTGATGCTGAGCAGCGTGGGGAGATGGCCCTCAAGGATGCCAAGAACAAGCTGGAAGGGCTGGAGGATGCCCTGCAGAAGGCCAAGCAGGACCTGGCCCGGCTGCTGAAGGAGTACCAGGAGCTGATGAATGTGAAGCTGGCCCTGGACGTGGAGATTGCCACCTACCGCAAGCTGCTGGAGGGCGAGGAGTGCAG GCTGAATGGCGAAGGCGTTGGACAAGTCAACATCT cTGTGGTGCAGTCCACTGTCTCCAGTGGCTATGGCAGTGCCAGCGGCATCGGCAGTGGCTTAGGCCTGGGTGGAGGCAGCGGCTACTCCTATGGCAGTGGTCTTGGCGTTGGAGGTGGCTTCAGTTCCAGCAGCGGCAGAGCCATTGGGGGTGGCCTCAGCTCTGTTGGAGGCGGCAGTTCCACCATCAAGtacaccaccacctcctcctccagcagGAAGAGCTACAAGCACTAA